From the Rhinolophus sinicus isolate RSC01 linkage group LG02, ASM3656204v1, whole genome shotgun sequence genome, one window contains:
- the PCBP2 gene encoding poly(rC)-binding protein 2 isoform X2, with the protein MDTGVIEGGLNVTLTIRLLMHGKEVGSIIGKKGESVKKMREESGARINISEGNCPERIITLAGPTNAIFKAFAMIIDKLEEDISSSMTNSTAASRPPVTLRLVVPASQCGSLIGKGGCKIKEIRESTGAQVQVAGDMLPNSTERAITIAGIPQSIIECVKQICVVMLETLSQSPPKGVTIPYRPKPSSSPVIFAGGQDRYSTGSDSASFPHTTPSMCLNPDLEGPPLEAYTIQGQYAIPQPDLTKLHQLAMQQSHFPMTHGNTGFSGIESSSPEVKGYWGLDASAQTTSHELTIPNDLIGCIIGRQGAKINEIRQMSGAQIKIANPVEGSTDRQVTITGSAASISLAQYLINVSLENAKPSSQAASVTTPDHLSINLSQPSTPSSSSSSSTTTPSLVTAGASDAPSSLPNPLPTAPCVSSLLGMKPIPLLALNVVSAAKGTGASAATATSTSAVPCGTNKLKGEKQRFSPY; encoded by the exons ATGGACACCGGTGTGATCGAAGGTGGATTAAACGTCACTCTCACCATCCGGCTACTTATGCATGGAAAG GAAGTTGGCAGTATCATCGGAAAG AAAGGAGAATCAGTTAAGAAGATGCGCGAGGAG AGTGGTGCACGTATCAACATCTCAGAAGGGAATTGTCCTGAGAGAATTATCACTTTGGCTGGACCCACTAATGCCATCTTCAAAGCCTTTGCTATGATCATTGACAAACTGGAAGAG GATATCAGCAGCTCTATGACCAATAGCACAGCTGCCAGTAGACCCCCAGTCACCCTAAGGCTGGTGGTCCCTGCTAGTCAGTGTGGCTCTCTCATTGGGAAAGGTGGTTGCAAGATCAAGGAAATAAGAGAG AGTACAGGGGCTCAGGTCCAGGTGGCAGGGGATATGCTCCCCAACTCAACTGAGCGGGCCATCACTATTGCTGGCATTCCGCAATCCATCATTGAGTGTGTGAAACAGATCTGCGTGGTCATGTTGGAG actcTCTCCCAGTCCCCCCCGAAGGGCGTGACCATCCCGTACCGGCCCAAGCCGTCCAGTTCTCCGGTCATCTTTGCAGGTGGTCAG gacaggtacagcacaggcagcgacaGTGCGAGCTTTCCCCACACCACCCCGTCCATGTGCCTCAACCCTGACCTGGAGGGACCACCTCTAGAG GCCTATACCATTCAAGGACAGTATGCCATTCCACAGCCAGAT TTGACCAAGCTGCACCAGTTGGCAATGCAACAGTCTCATTTTCCCATGACGCATGGCAACACCGGATTCAGTG GCATTGAATCCAGCTCTCCAGAGGTGAAAGGCTATTGGg GTTTGGATGCATCTGCTCAGACTACTTCTCATGAACTCACCATTCCAAATGAT TTGATTGGCTGCATAATCGGGCGTCAGGGCGCCAAAATCAATGAGATCCGTCAGATGTCTGGGGCGCAGATCAAAATTGCGAACCCAGTGGAAGGCTCTACTGATAGGCAGGTTACCATCACTGGATCTGCTGCCAGCATTAGCCTGGCTCAATATCTAATCAATGTCAG TTTAGAAAACGCTAAACCCTCCTCCCAGGCAGCCTCGGTCACGACCCCCGATCACCTCAGCATCAACCTCTCTCAACCCTccaccccttcttcttcttcttcctcctccaccaccaccccctcgCTCGTCACAGCGGGGGCCTCCGACGCACCCTCCAGCCTCCCCAACCCTCTTCCGACCGCCCCTTGTGTCTCCAGTCTGCTTGGCATGAAACCCATCCCTCTCCTGGCTCTAAATGTTGTGTCTGCTGCTAAGGGTACCGGGGCTTCAGCCGCCACCGCCACCAGCACCTCTGCCGTGCCGTGTGGAACTAACAAACTGAAAGGCGAGAAACAGAGATTCTCCCCCTACTGA
- the PCBP2 gene encoding poly(rC)-binding protein 2 isoform X4 translates to MDTGVIEGGLNVTLTIRLLMHGKEVGSIIGKKGESVKKMREESGARINISEGNCPERIITLAGPTNAIFKAFAMIIDKLEEDISSSMTNSTAASRPPVTLRLVVPASQCGSLIGKGGCKIKEIRESTGAQVQVAGDMLPNSTERAITIAGIPQSIIECVKQICVVMLESPPKGVTIPYRPKPSSSPVIFAGGQDRYSTGSDSASFPHTTPSMCLNPDLEGPPLEAYTIQGQYAIPQPDLTKLHQLAMQQSHFPMTHGNTGFSGIESSSPEVKGYWGLDASAQTTSHELTIPNDLIGCIIGRQGAKINEIRQMSGAQIKIANPVEGSTDRQVTITGSAASISLAQYLINVSLENAKPSSQAASVTTPDHLSINLSQPSTPSSSSSSSTTTPSLVTAGASDAPSSLPNPLPTAPCVSSLLGMKPIPLLALNVVSAAKGTGASAATATSTSAVPCGTNKLKGEKQRFSPY, encoded by the exons ATGGACACCGGTGTGATCGAAGGTGGATTAAACGTCACTCTCACCATCCGGCTACTTATGCATGGAAAG GAAGTTGGCAGTATCATCGGAAAG AAAGGAGAATCAGTTAAGAAGATGCGCGAGGAG AGTGGTGCACGTATCAACATCTCAGAAGGGAATTGTCCTGAGAGAATTATCACTTTGGCTGGACCCACTAATGCCATCTTCAAAGCCTTTGCTATGATCATTGACAAACTGGAAGAG GATATCAGCAGCTCTATGACCAATAGCACAGCTGCCAGTAGACCCCCAGTCACCCTAAGGCTGGTGGTCCCTGCTAGTCAGTGTGGCTCTCTCATTGGGAAAGGTGGTTGCAAGATCAAGGAAATAAGAGAG AGTACAGGGGCTCAGGTCCAGGTGGCAGGGGATATGCTCCCCAACTCAACTGAGCGGGCCATCACTATTGCTGGCATTCCGCAATCCATCATTGAGTGTGTGAAACAGATCTGCGTGGTCATGTTGGAG TCCCCCCCGAAGGGCGTGACCATCCCGTACCGGCCCAAGCCGTCCAGTTCTCCGGTCATCTTTGCAGGTGGTCAG gacaggtacagcacaggcagcgacaGTGCGAGCTTTCCCCACACCACCCCGTCCATGTGCCTCAACCCTGACCTGGAGGGACCACCTCTAGAG GCCTATACCATTCAAGGACAGTATGCCATTCCACAGCCAGAT TTGACCAAGCTGCACCAGTTGGCAATGCAACAGTCTCATTTTCCCATGACGCATGGCAACACCGGATTCAGTG GCATTGAATCCAGCTCTCCAGAGGTGAAAGGCTATTGGg GTTTGGATGCATCTGCTCAGACTACTTCTCATGAACTCACCATTCCAAATGAT TTGATTGGCTGCATAATCGGGCGTCAGGGCGCCAAAATCAATGAGATCCGTCAGATGTCTGGGGCGCAGATCAAAATTGCGAACCCAGTGGAAGGCTCTACTGATAGGCAGGTTACCATCACTGGATCTGCTGCCAGCATTAGCCTGGCTCAATATCTAATCAATGTCAG TTTAGAAAACGCTAAACCCTCCTCCCAGGCAGCCTCGGTCACGACCCCCGATCACCTCAGCATCAACCTCTCTCAACCCTccaccccttcttcttcttcttcctcctccaccaccaccccctcgCTCGTCACAGCGGGGGCCTCCGACGCACCCTCCAGCCTCCCCAACCCTCTTCCGACCGCCCCTTGTGTCTCCAGTCTGCTTGGCATGAAACCCATCCCTCTCCTGGCTCTAAATGTTGTGTCTGCTGCTAAGGGTACCGGGGCTTCAGCCGCCACCGCCACCAGCACCTCTGCCGTGCCGTGTGGAACTAACAAACTGAAAGGCGAGAAACAGAGATTCTCCCCCTACTGA
- the PCBP2 gene encoding poly(rC)-binding protein 2 isoform X7: protein MDTGVIEGGLNVTLTIRLLMHGKEVGSIIGKKGESVKKMREESGARINISEGNCPERIITLAGPTNAIFKAFAMIIDKLEEDISSSMTNSTAASRPPVTLRLVVPASQCGSLIGKGGCKIKEIRESTGAQVQVAGDMLPNSTERAITIAGIPQSIIECVKQICVVMLETLSQSPPKGVTIPYRPKPSSSPVIFAGGQDRYSTGSDSASFPHTTPSMCLNPDLEGPPLELTKLHQLAMQQSHFPMTHGNTGFSGIESSSPEVKGYWAGLDASAQTTSHELTIPNDLIGCIIGRQGAKINEIRQMSGAQIKIANPVEGSTDRQVTITGSAASISLAQYLINVSLENAKPSSQAASVTTPDHLSINLSQPSTPSSSSSSSTTTPSLVTAGASDAPSSLPNPLPTAPCVSSLLGMKPIPLLALNVVSAAKGTGASAATATSTSAVPCGTNKLKGEKQRFSPY from the exons ATGGACACCGGTGTGATCGAAGGTGGATTAAACGTCACTCTCACCATCCGGCTACTTATGCATGGAAAG GAAGTTGGCAGTATCATCGGAAAG AAAGGAGAATCAGTTAAGAAGATGCGCGAGGAG AGTGGTGCACGTATCAACATCTCAGAAGGGAATTGTCCTGAGAGAATTATCACTTTGGCTGGACCCACTAATGCCATCTTCAAAGCCTTTGCTATGATCATTGACAAACTGGAAGAG GATATCAGCAGCTCTATGACCAATAGCACAGCTGCCAGTAGACCCCCAGTCACCCTAAGGCTGGTGGTCCCTGCTAGTCAGTGTGGCTCTCTCATTGGGAAAGGTGGTTGCAAGATCAAGGAAATAAGAGAG AGTACAGGGGCTCAGGTCCAGGTGGCAGGGGATATGCTCCCCAACTCAACTGAGCGGGCCATCACTATTGCTGGCATTCCGCAATCCATCATTGAGTGTGTGAAACAGATCTGCGTGGTCATGTTGGAG actcTCTCCCAGTCCCCCCCGAAGGGCGTGACCATCCCGTACCGGCCCAAGCCGTCCAGTTCTCCGGTCATCTTTGCAGGTGGTCAG gacaggtacagcacaggcagcgacaGTGCGAGCTTTCCCCACACCACCCCGTCCATGTGCCTCAACCCTGACCTGGAGGGACCACCTCTAGAG TTGACCAAGCTGCACCAGTTGGCAATGCAACAGTCTCATTTTCCCATGACGCATGGCAACACCGGATTCAGTG GCATTGAATCCAGCTCTCCAGAGGTGAAAGGCTATTGGg CAGGTTTGGATGCATCTGCTCAGACTACTTCTCATGAACTCACCATTCCAAATGAT TTGATTGGCTGCATAATCGGGCGTCAGGGCGCCAAAATCAATGAGATCCGTCAGATGTCTGGGGCGCAGATCAAAATTGCGAACCCAGTGGAAGGCTCTACTGATAGGCAGGTTACCATCACTGGATCTGCTGCCAGCATTAGCCTGGCTCAATATCTAATCAATGTCAG TTTAGAAAACGCTAAACCCTCCTCCCAGGCAGCCTCGGTCACGACCCCCGATCACCTCAGCATCAACCTCTCTCAACCCTccaccccttcttcttcttcttcctcctccaccaccaccccctcgCTCGTCACAGCGGGGGCCTCCGACGCACCCTCCAGCCTCCCCAACCCTCTTCCGACCGCCCCTTGTGTCTCCAGTCTGCTTGGCATGAAACCCATCCCTCTCCTGGCTCTAAATGTTGTGTCTGCTGCTAAGGGTACCGGGGCTTCAGCCGCCACCGCCACCAGCACCTCTGCCGTGCCGTGTGGAACTAACAAACTGAAAGGCGAGAAACAGAGATTCTCCCCCTACTGA
- the PCBP2 gene encoding poly(rC)-binding protein 2 isoform X16, with the protein MDTGVIEGGLNVTLTIRLLMHGKEVGSIIGKKGESVKKMREESGARINISEGNCPERIITLAGPTNAIFKAFAMIIDKLEEDISSSMTNSTAASRPPVTLRLVVPASQCGSLIGKGGCKIKEIRESTGAQVQVAGDMLPNSTERAITIAGIPQSIIECVKQICVVMLETLSQSPPKGVTIPYRPKPSSSPVIFAGGQAYTIQGQYAIPQPDLTKLHQLAMQQSHFPMTHGNTGFSAGLDASAQTTSHELTIPNDLIGCIIGRQGAKINEIRQMSGAQIKIANPVEGSTDRQVTITGSAASISLAQYLINVSLENAKPSSQAASVTTPDHLSINLSQPSTPSSSSSSSTTTPSLVTAGASDAPSSLPNPLPTAPCVSSLLGMKPIPLLALNVVSAAKGTGASAATATSTSAVPCGTNKLKGEKQRFSPY; encoded by the exons ATGGACACCGGTGTGATCGAAGGTGGATTAAACGTCACTCTCACCATCCGGCTACTTATGCATGGAAAG GAAGTTGGCAGTATCATCGGAAAG AAAGGAGAATCAGTTAAGAAGATGCGCGAGGAG AGTGGTGCACGTATCAACATCTCAGAAGGGAATTGTCCTGAGAGAATTATCACTTTGGCTGGACCCACTAATGCCATCTTCAAAGCCTTTGCTATGATCATTGACAAACTGGAAGAG GATATCAGCAGCTCTATGACCAATAGCACAGCTGCCAGTAGACCCCCAGTCACCCTAAGGCTGGTGGTCCCTGCTAGTCAGTGTGGCTCTCTCATTGGGAAAGGTGGTTGCAAGATCAAGGAAATAAGAGAG AGTACAGGGGCTCAGGTCCAGGTGGCAGGGGATATGCTCCCCAACTCAACTGAGCGGGCCATCACTATTGCTGGCATTCCGCAATCCATCATTGAGTGTGTGAAACAGATCTGCGTGGTCATGTTGGAG actcTCTCCCAGTCCCCCCCGAAGGGCGTGACCATCCCGTACCGGCCCAAGCCGTCCAGTTCTCCGGTCATCTTTGCAGGTGGTCAG GCCTATACCATTCAAGGACAGTATGCCATTCCACAGCCAGAT TTGACCAAGCTGCACCAGTTGGCAATGCAACAGTCTCATTTTCCCATGACGCATGGCAACACCGGATTCAGTG CAGGTTTGGATGCATCTGCTCAGACTACTTCTCATGAACTCACCATTCCAAATGAT TTGATTGGCTGCATAATCGGGCGTCAGGGCGCCAAAATCAATGAGATCCGTCAGATGTCTGGGGCGCAGATCAAAATTGCGAACCCAGTGGAAGGCTCTACTGATAGGCAGGTTACCATCACTGGATCTGCTGCCAGCATTAGCCTGGCTCAATATCTAATCAATGTCAG TTTAGAAAACGCTAAACCCTCCTCCCAGGCAGCCTCGGTCACGACCCCCGATCACCTCAGCATCAACCTCTCTCAACCCTccaccccttcttcttcttcttcctcctccaccaccaccccctcgCTCGTCACAGCGGGGGCCTCCGACGCACCCTCCAGCCTCCCCAACCCTCTTCCGACCGCCCCTTGTGTCTCCAGTCTGCTTGGCATGAAACCCATCCCTCTCCTGGCTCTAAATGTTGTGTCTGCTGCTAAGGGTACCGGGGCTTCAGCCGCCACCGCCACCAGCACCTCTGCCGTGCCGTGTGGAACTAACAAACTGAAAGGCGAGAAACAGAGATTCTCCCCCTACTGA
- the PCBP2 gene encoding poly(rC)-binding protein 2 isoform X9, whose translation MDTGVIEGGLNVTLTIRLLMHGKEVGSIIGKKGESVKKMREESGARINISEGNCPERIITLAGPTNAIFKAFAMIIDKLEEDISSSMTNSTAASRPPVTLRLVVPASQCGSLIGKGGCKIKEIRESTGAQVQVAGDMLPNSTERAITIAGIPQSIIECVKQICVVMLESPPKGVTIPYRPKPSSSPVIFAGGQDRYSTGSDSASFPHTTPSMCLNPDLEGPPLEAYTIQGQYAIPQPDLTKLHQLAMQQSHFPMTHGNTGFSAGLDASAQTTSHELTIPNDLIGCIIGRQGAKINEIRQMSGAQIKIANPVEGSTDRQVTITGSAASISLAQYLINVSLENAKPSSQAASVTTPDHLSINLSQPSTPSSSSSSSTTTPSLVTAGASDAPSSLPNPLPTAPCVSSLLGMKPIPLLALNVVSAAKGTGASAATATSTSAVPCGTNKLKGEKQRFSPY comes from the exons ATGGACACCGGTGTGATCGAAGGTGGATTAAACGTCACTCTCACCATCCGGCTACTTATGCATGGAAAG GAAGTTGGCAGTATCATCGGAAAG AAAGGAGAATCAGTTAAGAAGATGCGCGAGGAG AGTGGTGCACGTATCAACATCTCAGAAGGGAATTGTCCTGAGAGAATTATCACTTTGGCTGGACCCACTAATGCCATCTTCAAAGCCTTTGCTATGATCATTGACAAACTGGAAGAG GATATCAGCAGCTCTATGACCAATAGCACAGCTGCCAGTAGACCCCCAGTCACCCTAAGGCTGGTGGTCCCTGCTAGTCAGTGTGGCTCTCTCATTGGGAAAGGTGGTTGCAAGATCAAGGAAATAAGAGAG AGTACAGGGGCTCAGGTCCAGGTGGCAGGGGATATGCTCCCCAACTCAACTGAGCGGGCCATCACTATTGCTGGCATTCCGCAATCCATCATTGAGTGTGTGAAACAGATCTGCGTGGTCATGTTGGAG TCCCCCCCGAAGGGCGTGACCATCCCGTACCGGCCCAAGCCGTCCAGTTCTCCGGTCATCTTTGCAGGTGGTCAG gacaggtacagcacaggcagcgacaGTGCGAGCTTTCCCCACACCACCCCGTCCATGTGCCTCAACCCTGACCTGGAGGGACCACCTCTAGAG GCCTATACCATTCAAGGACAGTATGCCATTCCACAGCCAGAT TTGACCAAGCTGCACCAGTTGGCAATGCAACAGTCTCATTTTCCCATGACGCATGGCAACACCGGATTCAGTG CAGGTTTGGATGCATCTGCTCAGACTACTTCTCATGAACTCACCATTCCAAATGAT TTGATTGGCTGCATAATCGGGCGTCAGGGCGCCAAAATCAATGAGATCCGTCAGATGTCTGGGGCGCAGATCAAAATTGCGAACCCAGTGGAAGGCTCTACTGATAGGCAGGTTACCATCACTGGATCTGCTGCCAGCATTAGCCTGGCTCAATATCTAATCAATGTCAG TTTAGAAAACGCTAAACCCTCCTCCCAGGCAGCCTCGGTCACGACCCCCGATCACCTCAGCATCAACCTCTCTCAACCCTccaccccttcttcttcttcttcctcctccaccaccaccccctcgCTCGTCACAGCGGGGGCCTCCGACGCACCCTCCAGCCTCCCCAACCCTCTTCCGACCGCCCCTTGTGTCTCCAGTCTGCTTGGCATGAAACCCATCCCTCTCCTGGCTCTAAATGTTGTGTCTGCTGCTAAGGGTACCGGGGCTTCAGCCGCCACCGCCACCAGCACCTCTGCCGTGCCGTGTGGAACTAACAAACTGAAAGGCGAGAAACAGAGATTCTCCCCCTACTGA
- the PCBP2 gene encoding poly(rC)-binding protein 2 isoform X3 has translation MDTGVIEGGLNVTLTIRLLMHGKEVGSIIGKKGESVKKMREESGARINISEGNCPERIITLAGPTNAIFKAFAMIIDKLEEDISSSMTNSTAASRPPVTLRLVVPASQCGSLIGKGGCKIKEIRESTGAQVQVAGDMLPNSTERAITIAGIPQSIIECVKQICVVMLESPPKGVTIPYRPKPSSSPVIFAGGQDRYSTGSDSASFPHTTPSMCLNPDLEGPPLEAYTIQGQYAIPQPDLTKLHQLAMQQSHFPMTHGNTGFSGIESSSPEVKGYWAGLDASAQTTSHELTIPNDLIGCIIGRQGAKINEIRQMSGAQIKIANPVEGSTDRQVTITGSAASISLAQYLINVSLENAKPSSQAASVTTPDHLSINLSQPSTPSSSSSSSTTTPSLVTAGASDAPSSLPNPLPTAPCVSSLLGMKPIPLLALNVVSAAKGTGASAATATSTSAVPCGTNKLKGEKQRFSPY, from the exons ATGGACACCGGTGTGATCGAAGGTGGATTAAACGTCACTCTCACCATCCGGCTACTTATGCATGGAAAG GAAGTTGGCAGTATCATCGGAAAG AAAGGAGAATCAGTTAAGAAGATGCGCGAGGAG AGTGGTGCACGTATCAACATCTCAGAAGGGAATTGTCCTGAGAGAATTATCACTTTGGCTGGACCCACTAATGCCATCTTCAAAGCCTTTGCTATGATCATTGACAAACTGGAAGAG GATATCAGCAGCTCTATGACCAATAGCACAGCTGCCAGTAGACCCCCAGTCACCCTAAGGCTGGTGGTCCCTGCTAGTCAGTGTGGCTCTCTCATTGGGAAAGGTGGTTGCAAGATCAAGGAAATAAGAGAG AGTACAGGGGCTCAGGTCCAGGTGGCAGGGGATATGCTCCCCAACTCAACTGAGCGGGCCATCACTATTGCTGGCATTCCGCAATCCATCATTGAGTGTGTGAAACAGATCTGCGTGGTCATGTTGGAG TCCCCCCCGAAGGGCGTGACCATCCCGTACCGGCCCAAGCCGTCCAGTTCTCCGGTCATCTTTGCAGGTGGTCAG gacaggtacagcacaggcagcgacaGTGCGAGCTTTCCCCACACCACCCCGTCCATGTGCCTCAACCCTGACCTGGAGGGACCACCTCTAGAG GCCTATACCATTCAAGGACAGTATGCCATTCCACAGCCAGAT TTGACCAAGCTGCACCAGTTGGCAATGCAACAGTCTCATTTTCCCATGACGCATGGCAACACCGGATTCAGTG GCATTGAATCCAGCTCTCCAGAGGTGAAAGGCTATTGGg CAGGTTTGGATGCATCTGCTCAGACTACTTCTCATGAACTCACCATTCCAAATGAT TTGATTGGCTGCATAATCGGGCGTCAGGGCGCCAAAATCAATGAGATCCGTCAGATGTCTGGGGCGCAGATCAAAATTGCGAACCCAGTGGAAGGCTCTACTGATAGGCAGGTTACCATCACTGGATCTGCTGCCAGCATTAGCCTGGCTCAATATCTAATCAATGTCAG TTTAGAAAACGCTAAACCCTCCTCCCAGGCAGCCTCGGTCACGACCCCCGATCACCTCAGCATCAACCTCTCTCAACCCTccaccccttcttcttcttcttcctcctccaccaccaccccctcgCTCGTCACAGCGGGGGCCTCCGACGCACCCTCCAGCCTCCCCAACCCTCTTCCGACCGCCCCTTGTGTCTCCAGTCTGCTTGGCATGAAACCCATCCCTCTCCTGGCTCTAAATGTTGTGTCTGCTGCTAAGGGTACCGGGGCTTCAGCCGCCACCGCCACCAGCACCTCTGCCGTGCCGTGTGGAACTAACAAACTGAAAGGCGAGAAACAGAGATTCTCCCCCTACTGA
- the PCBP2 gene encoding poly(rC)-binding protein 2 isoform X6: MDTGVIEGGLNVTLTIRLLMHGKEVGSIIGKKGESVKKMREESGARINISEGNCPERIITLAGPTNAIFKAFAMIIDKLEEDISSSMTNSTAASRPPVTLRLVVPASQCGSLIGKGGCKIKEIRESTGAQVQVAGDMLPNSTERAITIAGIPQSIIECVKQICVVMLETLSQSPPKGVTIPYRPKPSSSPVIFAGGQDRYSTGSDSASFPHTTPSMCLNPDLEGPPLEAYTIQGQYAIPQPDLTKLHQLAMQQSHFPMTHGNTGFSGLDASAQTTSHELTIPNDLIGCIIGRQGAKINEIRQMSGAQIKIANPVEGSTDRQVTITGSAASISLAQYLINVSLENAKPSSQAASVTTPDHLSINLSQPSTPSSSSSSSTTTPSLVTAGASDAPSSLPNPLPTAPCVSSLLGMKPIPLLALNVVSAAKGTGASAATATSTSAVPCGTNKLKGEKQRFSPY, from the exons ATGGACACCGGTGTGATCGAAGGTGGATTAAACGTCACTCTCACCATCCGGCTACTTATGCATGGAAAG GAAGTTGGCAGTATCATCGGAAAG AAAGGAGAATCAGTTAAGAAGATGCGCGAGGAG AGTGGTGCACGTATCAACATCTCAGAAGGGAATTGTCCTGAGAGAATTATCACTTTGGCTGGACCCACTAATGCCATCTTCAAAGCCTTTGCTATGATCATTGACAAACTGGAAGAG GATATCAGCAGCTCTATGACCAATAGCACAGCTGCCAGTAGACCCCCAGTCACCCTAAGGCTGGTGGTCCCTGCTAGTCAGTGTGGCTCTCTCATTGGGAAAGGTGGTTGCAAGATCAAGGAAATAAGAGAG AGTACAGGGGCTCAGGTCCAGGTGGCAGGGGATATGCTCCCCAACTCAACTGAGCGGGCCATCACTATTGCTGGCATTCCGCAATCCATCATTGAGTGTGTGAAACAGATCTGCGTGGTCATGTTGGAG actcTCTCCCAGTCCCCCCCGAAGGGCGTGACCATCCCGTACCGGCCCAAGCCGTCCAGTTCTCCGGTCATCTTTGCAGGTGGTCAG gacaggtacagcacaggcagcgacaGTGCGAGCTTTCCCCACACCACCCCGTCCATGTGCCTCAACCCTGACCTGGAGGGACCACCTCTAGAG GCCTATACCATTCAAGGACAGTATGCCATTCCACAGCCAGAT TTGACCAAGCTGCACCAGTTGGCAATGCAACAGTCTCATTTTCCCATGACGCATGGCAACACCGGATTCAGTG GTTTGGATGCATCTGCTCAGACTACTTCTCATGAACTCACCATTCCAAATGAT TTGATTGGCTGCATAATCGGGCGTCAGGGCGCCAAAATCAATGAGATCCGTCAGATGTCTGGGGCGCAGATCAAAATTGCGAACCCAGTGGAAGGCTCTACTGATAGGCAGGTTACCATCACTGGATCTGCTGCCAGCATTAGCCTGGCTCAATATCTAATCAATGTCAG TTTAGAAAACGCTAAACCCTCCTCCCAGGCAGCCTCGGTCACGACCCCCGATCACCTCAGCATCAACCTCTCTCAACCCTccaccccttcttcttcttcttcctcctccaccaccaccccctcgCTCGTCACAGCGGGGGCCTCCGACGCACCCTCCAGCCTCCCCAACCCTCTTCCGACCGCCCCTTGTGTCTCCAGTCTGCTTGGCATGAAACCCATCCCTCTCCTGGCTCTAAATGTTGTGTCTGCTGCTAAGGGTACCGGGGCTTCAGCCGCCACCGCCACCAGCACCTCTGCCGTGCCGTGTGGAACTAACAAACTGAAAGGCGAGAAACAGAGATTCTCCCCCTACTGA